A window of the Hippoglossus stenolepis isolate QCI-W04-F060 chromosome 8, HSTE1.2, whole genome shotgun sequence genome harbors these coding sequences:
- the LOC118113150 gene encoding glutamate receptor ionotropic, NMDA 2D — PHLLLSSPNQESGSIFLQFSSSTTLQLEVIFEVLEEYDWTAFSVVCTRHHGYQDFLSVVEGLTDGSFIGWEKKSVVILNVTDDPGGARTRRLLKENEAQVRLLYCSQEEAELVFKAAWAAGQAGASHMWFAVGPALSGLGMENLPRAVFAVRPQGWRDEPRRRIARGVSVLTHGAVAMRKDYGTTGGPNFVTNCMTDANQTQRVRGRMRYFSNITLGGRDYSFSIDGYLSNPFLDVISWTPGRGWEDVGWWENGVLRLRYPAWSRYGPFLKPPDDAQHLRVVTLEERPFVIVELADPASGTCIRDSVPCRRPLNASAIHEGVAPMKQCCKGFCIDILKRLAKIVGFTYDLYLVTNGKHGKKIDGVWNGMIGEVVYKRADMAIGSLTINEERSEVVDFSVPFVETGISVMVSRSNGTVSPSAFLEPYSPAVWVMMFVMCLTVVAVTVFIFEFFSPVGYNRSLQNGKKAGGSTFTIGKSVWLLWAIVFNNSVPVENPRGTTSKIMVLIWAFFAVIFLASYTANLAAFMIQEEYIDTVSGLSDKKFQHPEEQYPPLKFGTVPNGSTEKNIRSNYPGMHQYMGKYNQRGVEDAILNLKTGKLDAFIYDAAVLNYMARKDEGCKVMTIGSGKVFATTGYGIALHKNSRWKRPLDLALLQLVGDDEIEMLERLWLSGICHNDKIEVMSSKLDIDNMAGVFYMLLVAMGLSLLVFAWEHLVYWKLRHCMATSSGKLDFLLAISRGMYSCCSFEDETAPGGAKSLPTHHHTAMVTVPSQPHVVSTSMTNPVIAMSQQQQQPQQQQPQTVYKTPLPGSPPTMVHSGTALGPSNTPIAGAPLPCTTFLPRPDRRLAVVDRWRLPKTATATNPMAVRWPVTDMGPFAQKVPPNWAPSAGGGGGLDGYKRYYGPIDPEGLGPCMEQQAGSQTPKTMPRGHPQPPPASVAFYSEKGMDHGVGKRVVGGGSGGQGKGAVKSLGTPRVPPKSQAPLPPTPPLPHPSPPLPSSFWRKRRPKKPKEPGGPLYENILPLGRRGAARDEVREGGGRRARPLSPPLSLPVPVPLSPTYTPPSPSASLHYTSSTSSSTTSSTSTSSSASSSRSTSPTYSYSSSRSTRDRTGGIDGEDDDDDEELTEESSLLLGRGRDRERSIIRPRSFSHGRLPPPIPPRKPRTSWGDRERERERGGSQLSQLQEWWASWSERERSGTGGDSERQKREKKRRKEKEKEKKKKKKNKKRKKREERERERERERKRRKVKKKKKKALKTKKRRKSTGGKRSEPEEGDVEAEREGEAEGDREGEIQDYSSFSAQYRSTFGEKGRDSWEGERDRGRREGGDEGNDREEEDSGRSRDRHPKSSRSHSRHQTPSKRYPNLHKLPASVKFWVNGRGDNSSTPPTSLHPLLPSSKRRRSGGMERDDSGRVGERRPLLMHYEKEKAQTREGLSFQEWDSEDGDVDNDENEEERERLREREERRRRAGRGAVSESERDRARAEDSYSDEGSSGGFGRFERYWEGGAAATGGIGGIGGGGWFFGTYPSREKGGSINSRDDSLIGTRAEGWFGGDFWGSGPGAGWGSEGGLGGSSSQWPPPPTSFPPPRRYWSMDKIPVKGEKKWKSGGGKSKGRSRDRGEEAGRPTMCSCNLYPQPHPYPHPHSRSHTSHSKRGATTLSHSQEELLPHCHSFSGVSRPKPLPPKPDQSKSGSQSNLSLSTQPTDHPPQPSPSPPQQPSMSPSSLPMPIPPPPSTSPISPPAGVGMGGQGQAQASASAKLQYQRLRSVPQPRRFYSPHLPLKAKSLCSRRGSAHFSSLESEV; from the exons GGACGAGCCGCGCCGTAGGATTGCTCGCGGTGTGTCCGTGCTGACTCACGGGGCAGTGGCCATGCGCAAGGATTACGGAACAACGGGTGGGCCAAACTTTGTCACCAACTGCATGACGGATGCCAATCAGACTCAGAGAGTGCGGGGCAGGATGAG GTATTTCAGCAACATCACACTTGGCGGTCGAGACTACTCCTTCAGCATTGATGGTTACCTGTCGAACCCCTTCCTGGATGTCATTTCCTGGACACCTGGACGGGGATGGGAAGAT GTAGGCTGGTGGGAGAACGGCGTGCTGAGGCTCCGATACCCGGCCTGGTCCCGCTACGGGCCGTTCCTTAAACCACCTGATGATGCCCAGCACCTGCGTGTTGTCACTCTGGAGGAAAGGCCATTTGTCATCGTGGAGCTGGCGGACCCTGCGTCGGGGACCTGCATCCGTGACTCAGTGCCCTGCAGACGACCTCTCAATGCCAG TGCCATCCATGAGGGCGTGGCTCCCATGAAGCAGTGCTGCAAAGGCTTCTGCATTGACATCCTCAAGAGACTGGCCAAGATTGTTGGCTTCACCTATGACCTTTACCTAGTGACCAATGGGAAACATGGGAAGAAAATTGATGGAGTTTGGAACGGCATGATTGGAGAG GTGGTTTACAAGCGAGCGGACATGGCTATTGGCTCGCTGACTATCAATGAGGAGCGGTCGGAGGTTGTGGATTTTTCAGTCCCTTTTGTGGAGACGGGGATCAGTGTCATGGTCTCCCGTAGCAACGGAACCGTATCACCATCAGCTTTCTTAG agcCCTACAGCCCAGCAGTGTGGGTGATGATGTTCGTCATGTGCCTGACTGTGGTCGCTGTGACAGTCTTTATTTTTGAGTTCTTCAGCCCTGTGGGCTACAACCGCAGTCTCCAGAATGGCAAGA AGGCTGGAGGGTCTACTTTCACTATAGGGAAGTCCGTATGGCTTTTATGGGCCATTGTCTTCAACAACTCTGTGCCGGTGGAGAACCCCAGAGGAACCACCAGCAAGATCATGGTGCTGATCTGGGCCTTCTTTGCCGTCATCTTTCTGGCCTCCTACACTGCTAACCTGGCCGCTTTCATGATCCAGGAGGAGTACATTGACACTGTGTCAGGCCTCTCGGACAAGAAG TTTCAGCATCCCGAGGAGCAGTACCCACCTCTCAAGTTTGGCACGGTGCCCAACGGAAGCACGGAAAAGAATATCCGCTCCAACTACCCAGGCATGCACCAGTACATGGGCAAATACAACCAGAGAGGAGTGGAGGATGCCATACTCAACCTAAAGACTGG GAAACTGGATGCTTTTATTTATGATGCTGCAGTATTGAACTATATGGCCAGGAAGGACGAAGGTTGTAAG GTGATGACCATAGGCTCGGGGAAGGTTTTTGCCACCACAGGCTACGGTATCGCCCTGCACAAAAACTCACGCTGGAAACGTCCTCTTGACCTggccctgctgcagctggtggGAGATG ATGAGATTGAGATGCTGGAGCGCCTCTGGCTCTCTGGTATTTGCCATAATGACAAAATTGAGGTGATGAGCAGTAAACTGGATATTGACAACATGGCCGGGGTCTTCTACATGCTGCTGGTGGCCATGGGCCTGAGTCTGCTGGTGTTTGCCTGGGAACACTTGGTCTACTGGAAGCTGCGCCACTGCATGGCCACCAGTTCTGGCAAATTGGACTTTCTCCTTGCGATCAGCAGg GGCATGTATAGCTGTTGCAGCTTTGAGGATGAAACAGCACCAGGTGGAGCAAAATCTTTGCCCACTCATCACCATACGGCAATGGTGACAGTCCCATCCCAGCCACATGTTGTCTCAACGTCTATGACCAACCCAGTTATTGCCATGTcgcaacagcagcaacaaccgCAACAGCAGCAACCACAGACTGTCTACAAAACACCTCTACCAGGCTCACCTCCCACCATGGTGCATTCTGGGACAGCACTGGGCCCCTCCAATACCCCCATTGCCGGCGCACCCCTCCCTTGCACCACCTTTCTGCCTCGGCCAGATCGCAGACTGGCTGTGGTGGATCGCTGGAGACTGCCGAAAACGGCTACAGCTACCAACCCTATGGCTGTAAGGTGGCCCGTCACTGACATGGGACCCTTTGCTCAGAAAGTCCCACCAAACTGGGCTCCAAGTgctggagggggtgggggaCTCGATGGTTATAAGAGATACTATGGTCCCATTGACCCTGAGGGACTGGGGCCCTGCATGGAGCAGCAGGCAGGGTCCCAGACCCCCAAGACTATGCCCAGGGGCCACCCCCAGCCACCTCCAGCCAGTGTGGCTTTCTACTCAGAAAAGGGCATGGACCATGGGGTGGGGAAGAGGGTGGTGGGAGGTGGCAGCGGAGGTCAGGGGAAAGGGGCCGTTAAATCTCTGGGCACTCCCAGAGTGCCTCCTAAGAGTCAGGCCCCTCTGCCTCCTACACCCCCACTGCCacacccctctccccctctcccctcatcCTTCTGGAGGAAACGCAGACCCAAAAAGCCCAAAGAGCCTGGAGGGCCACTGTATGAGAACATTCTGCCCCTGGGGCGGAGGGGAGCAGCACGAGAtgaagtgagggagggaggagggagaagggcACGCCCGCTCTCTCCCCCGCTCTCACTTCCAGTGCCAGTACCCCTCAGCCCCACCTATACACCTCCTTCTCCGTCTGCGTCCTTGCACTATACGTCCTCGACCTCTTCGTCGACCACttcatccacatccacatcctCATCTGCCTCATCTTCTCGCTCCACCTCTCCCACCTACTCTTACAGCTCCTCCAGGAGCACACGAGACAGGACTGGAGGAATAGAtggagaggatgatgatgacgatgaggaGCTGACAGAAGAGTCAAGCCTCCTCCTCGGTAGGGGGAGGGACAGGGAGCGCTCAATCATCCGGCCTCGTTCCTTCAGCCACGGGCGCCTGCCACCACCCATACCCCCCAGAAAACCACGAACATCCTggggtgacagagagagagaaagggagagaggggggagtcAACTATCTCAACTCCAAGAGTGGTGGGCAAGctggagtgaaagagagaggagtggAACGGGCGGCGATTCTGAGAggcaaaaaagggaaaagaaaaggaggaaagagaaggagaaagagaagaagaagaagaaaaagaacaaaaagaggaaaaagagggaagaaagggaaagagagcgagagagagaaaggaagcgGCGAAaggtgaaaaagaagaaaaagaaggcactgaagacaaagaaaaggaggaaatcaACTGGGGGGAAACGATCTGAGCCAGAGGAGGGCGATGtagaggcagagagggaaggagaggcaGAAGGAGACAGGGAAGGAGAAATTCAAGACTactcctccttctctgctcaGTATAGGAGCACATTtggggagaaagggagagattcctgggaaggagagagagacagaggaaggagagagggaggagatgagggcaatgacagggaagaggaggacagtggTAGAAGCAGGGACAGGCATCCCAAATCCTCACGCTCCCATTCCAGACATCAAACCCCAAGCAAGCGCTATCCTAACCTTCACAAACTCCCTGCATCAGTCAAATTTTGGGTGAATGGAAGAGGAGATAACTCTAGTACTCCACCAACATCCCTCCATCCGCTACTTCCATCCTCAAAGCGGAGAAGAAGTGGAGGAATGGAAAGAGACGATAGCGGTCGAGTTGGAGAGCGGCGTCCTTTGTTAATGCATtatgaaaaagagaaagcacAGACAAGAGAAGGGCTATCCTTCCAAGAGTGGGACTCTGAAGATGGCGATGTTGATAATGATgagaatgaggaggagagggagagactgagggagcgtgaggaaaggagaaggagagcagGTAGGGGGGCGGTGTCCGAGtcagagagggacagagccaGGGCAGAGGACAGTTACTCAGATGAAGGCTCGTCAGGGGGGTTTGGTCGTTTCGAAAGATATTGGGAGGGAGGTGCAGCGGCAACTGGTGGAATAGGAGGAATAGGTGGAGGAGGCTGGTTCTTTGGCACCTACCCCTCCAGAGAGAAAGGGGGCAGTATCAACAGTCGGGATGATTCCTTAATAGGAACTCGGGCAGAGGGATGGTTTGGTGGGGATTTCTGGGGTTCAGGGCCAGGTGCAGGTTGGGGATCAGAGGGAGGGCTAGGGGGGTCAAGCTCACAGTGGCCGCCACCCCCAACGTCCTTTCCTCCTCCTAGACGATACTGGTCAATGGATAAGATCCCtgtgaagggagagaaaaaatggaagagtggaggagggaagagCAAGGGGAGATCTAGGGACAGAGGTGAAGAAGCAGGGCGACCCACCATGTGTTCCTGTAACCTTTATCCCCAGCCCCATCCTTACCCACATCCCCACAGTCGCTCACACACCTCCCACTCCAAAAGAGGAGCCACAACCCTTTCCCATAGCCAGGAAGAGCTTCTCCCCCACTGCCACAGCTTCAGCGGAGTCTCTCGCCCCAAGCCTCTGCCTCCCAAACCAGATCAGTCCAAATCCGGCAGCCAATCTAACCTCAGCCTCAGCACACAGCCCACAGACCATCCGCCTCAGCCTTCACCGTCGCCACCCCAGCAGCCGTCcatgtctccctcctctctcccgaTGCCCATCCCGCCTCCGCCCTCCACATCCCCCATCTCGCCACCTGCTGGGGTAGGGATGGGGGGCCAGGGACAGGCTCAGGCTTCGGCCAGTGCCAAACTCCAATATCAGAGACTGCGCTCGGTGCCACAACCGCGGAGGTTCTACTCCCCCCACCTGCCTCTCAAAGCCAAGAGCCTGTGCTCGCGCAGAGGGTCGGCCCATTTCTCCAGcctggagagtgaggtatga